The following proteins are encoded in a genomic region of Phycisphaera sp.:
- the nusB gene encoding transcription antitermination factor NusB, with protein sequence MISAQRVRIAAFQILYGLDANKAQDAPGERLLESLRESVMNESEDLEARELRQAEKLAIEAYAGRRDADQLFEQLSPAWPVSRQPAVDRAILRLAYHEMASAKAPPKVAIDEAIDMARMFSTEKSPSFVNALLDAAMRRLAGAETVETVEPVDSVEPKAC encoded by the coding sequence ATGATCTCGGCCCAGCGTGTACGCATCGCGGCGTTCCAGATCCTCTACGGGCTCGACGCGAACAAGGCGCAGGATGCGCCGGGCGAGCGATTGCTCGAGTCCTTGCGCGAGTCGGTAATGAACGAGAGCGAGGACCTCGAAGCCCGCGAGCTTCGGCAGGCCGAGAAGCTGGCGATCGAGGCGTACGCGGGCCGGCGTGACGCCGACCAATTGTTCGAGCAGCTGAGCCCGGCGTGGCCCGTGTCTCGGCAGCCGGCGGTCGATCGCGCGATCTTGCGGTTGGCGTACCACGAGATGGCCTCTGCCAAGGCACCGCCCAAGGTGGCCATCGACGAGGCGATCGACATGGCCCGCATGTTCAGCACCGAGAAGAGCCCGAGCTTCGTGAACGCGCTGCTCGACGCGGCCATGCGCAGGCTCGCCGGGGCCGAAACTGTGGAGACCGTCGAGCCTGTTGACTCCGTGGAGCCCAAGGCGTGCTGA
- the ftsY gene encoding signal recognition particle-docking protein FtsY: MLKSLGRKIKDSLKRTRSVLIDPLRDLVTGRRLDETLIKEIEAVLLRADVGVQATRRLIDGLRADVKAGKLEKGEDAIGYLKRSVSAMWPPEDLSLKYAGDGPTVLLVTGVNGVGKTTTIAKLCHALREDGKTVLLGACDTFRAGAVRQLEVWAERMGVDVVRGQQGGDPAAVAFDACAAGASRGVDVVILDTAGRLQTQESLMRQLEKIAKVAGKSIEGAPHETLLVLDSTSGQNAVAQAEHFARAVPLSGLVITKLDGTAKGGVVIAVREACGVPVKFIGVGETAEDLQPFDPEAFVEGLFGPAAEPA, encoded by the coding sequence GTGCTGAAGTCTCTGGGTCGCAAGATCAAGGACTCGCTCAAGCGCACGCGGTCGGTGCTGATCGACCCGCTGCGCGACTTGGTGACCGGCCGGCGGCTTGACGAGACACTCATCAAGGAGATCGAGGCCGTGCTGCTGCGGGCCGACGTGGGCGTGCAGGCCACGCGGCGGCTGATCGACGGCCTGCGCGCCGACGTGAAGGCGGGCAAGCTCGAGAAGGGCGAGGACGCGATCGGCTACCTCAAGCGGTCGGTCTCGGCGATGTGGCCGCCCGAGGACCTGAGCCTGAAGTACGCTGGCGATGGTCCGACCGTGTTGCTGGTGACTGGTGTGAATGGCGTAGGCAAGACGACGACGATTGCCAAGCTGTGCCACGCGCTCCGCGAGGATGGCAAGACCGTGCTGCTCGGCGCGTGCGACACCTTCCGCGCGGGCGCGGTTCGCCAACTCGAGGTGTGGGCCGAGCGCATGGGTGTGGACGTCGTGCGCGGGCAGCAGGGTGGTGATCCGGCGGCCGTGGCGTTCGACGCGTGCGCTGCCGGCGCGTCGCGCGGCGTTGATGTCGTGATCCTCGACACGGCCGGTCGGTTGCAGACACAAGAGTCGCTCATGCGCCAGCTCGAGAAGATCGCGAAGGTTGCCGGCAAGTCCATCGAGGGCGCGCCGCACGAGACCTTGCTGGTGCTCGATTCGACCAGCGGCCAGAACGCGGTGGCCCAGGCCGAGCACTTCGCCAGGGCGGTGCCGTTATCGGGGCTAGTCATCACCAAGCTCGACGGTACGGCCAAGGGCGGCGTGGTGATCGCCGTGCGCGAGGCGTGCGGCGTGCCGGTGAAGTTTATCGGAGTTGGCGAGACGGCCGAGGATCTGCAGCCCTTCGACCCCGAGGCGTTCGTCGAGGGGTTGTTTGGCCCCGCCGCCGAACCGGCCTGA
- a CDS encoding ABC transporter permease, with translation MVRLFGAVGAVVVQTLDHVGDMLTLLKQAFVWLARSVFDPRIRMGSSAINTQIIRVGVRSIAIICLVSAAVGLILSLQMAPPLGELGQKDKLANIIGVAVLRELGPLISAIVLTGYAGAAITAELGTMVVGEEIEALEAHALNPVRFLVVPRVFATCTCMGALGVFASLVSIAASIGVSILVIDLPFVVYWENLLFQVKLVDFFTGVAKSLVFGLLIGVIACSNGLRVTGGAAGVGAATTRTVVESVVAVVIADLVFTAIFYALGLF, from the coding sequence ATGGTGCGCTTGTTCGGGGCCGTGGGTGCGGTGGTGGTGCAGACGCTCGATCACGTGGGTGACATGCTCACCCTGCTCAAGCAGGCGTTCGTCTGGTTGGCCCGATCGGTGTTCGACCCGCGCATCCGCATGGGGTCGTCGGCGATCAACACCCAGATCATCCGCGTGGGCGTGCGATCCATCGCGATTATTTGTCTCGTGTCGGCGGCGGTCGGGCTCATCCTGAGCCTGCAGATGGCCCCGCCGCTGGGCGAGCTCGGGCAGAAGGACAAGCTGGCCAACATCATCGGCGTGGCCGTGCTCCGCGAGCTGGGGCCGCTGATCAGCGCGATCGTGCTGACGGGCTACGCCGGAGCGGCTATCACCGCCGAACTCGGCACGATGGTGGTGGGTGAGGAGATCGAGGCCCTCGAAGCGCACGCGTTGAATCCGGTGCGGTTCCTCGTCGTGCCGCGTGTGTTCGCGACGTGCACGTGCATGGGTGCGCTGGGCGTGTTCGCAAGTTTAGTGTCGATCGCCGCATCGATCGGGGTGTCGATCCTGGTGATCGACCTGCCGTTCGTGGTGTACTGGGAGAACCTGCTCTTCCAGGTGAAGTTGGTCGACTTCTTCACGGGCGTGGCCAAGAGCCTGGTGTTCGGCTTGCTCATCGGCGTGATCGCGTGCTCCAACGGCCTCCGCGTCACCGGCGGAGCGGCGGGCGTGGGTGCGGCGACGACGCGGACGGTGGTCGAGAGCGTGGTGGCGGTGGTGATCGCCGACCTTGTGTTCACGGCCATCTTCTACGCGTTAGGCTTGTTCTAA
- a CDS encoding flagellin, whose protein sequence is MDAIGLVWAFVVWRVVRIHVPWEGTAMQPIGFGSSAVNTGLRILGINQADRNTALERLSTGLRINRASDDPAGLISSEQISAALASLEAEGRALDRSQAVVNTADGAISEISGLLIEAEGLAVAAANTAGTSEAEREAMQLELDSIMQTIDRLAGGAEFNDQKLLDGSFSVPLGDGTSETIASLDPTKLGDVYDIEPTETETGDIIVDPDAVKVQLTDVASGGVGSLLENPELAQRILARAREQVNTQRGALGALSKNVISPRLAMIGTQIESLSAARSSIRDADFAEESARLIRGNIRTEATLAAISAGLDNQARVLDLLG, encoded by the coding sequence GTGGATGCGATTGGTTTGGTGTGGGCGTTCGTCGTGTGGCGTGTCGTCCGCATCCACGTGCCATGGGAGGGCACCGCCATGCAGCCGATCGGATTTGGCTCTTCAGCGGTCAACACGGGCCTGCGCATCCTGGGCATCAACCAGGCCGATCGCAACACCGCCCTCGAGCGATTGTCTACGGGCTTGCGGATCAACCGTGCGTCGGATGATCCCGCGGGGCTGATCTCGAGCGAACAAATTAGTGCTGCCCTGGCGTCGCTGGAGGCCGAGGGCCGCGCGCTCGATCGGAGCCAGGCGGTGGTCAACACGGCCGACGGCGCGATCTCCGAGATCTCGGGCTTGCTCATCGAGGCCGAGGGCTTGGCCGTCGCCGCGGCGAACACCGCCGGCACGTCCGAGGCCGAGCGTGAGGCGATGCAACTCGAGCTCGACTCGATCATGCAGACCATCGATCGCTTGGCCGGCGGCGCCGAGTTCAACGATCAGAAGCTGCTGGATGGCTCGTTCTCGGTGCCCTTGGGCGATGGCACCTCTGAGACCATCGCCAGCCTCGACCCGACCAAGCTGGGTGACGTGTACGACATCGAGCCCACAGAAACCGAGACCGGCGACATCATCGTCGACCCCGACGCGGTGAAGGTGCAGCTGACCGACGTGGCATCGGGTGGTGTTGGCTCGCTGCTGGAGAACCCCGAACTGGCGCAGCGCATCCTGGCTCGTGCCCGCGAGCAGGTGAACACGCAGCGTGGTGCGCTCGGCGCGCTCAGTAAGAACGTCATCTCGCCCAGGCTCGCGATGATCGGCACGCAGATCGAGTCGCTCTCGGCCGCCCGGTCGTCCATCCGTGACGCCGATTTCGCCGAGGAGAGCGCCCGGCTGATTCGCGGGAACATCCGCACCGAGGCCACGCTGGCGGCGATCAGCGCGGGTCTGGATAACCAGGCGCGCGTGCTCGATCTCCTGGGCTGA
- a CDS encoding serine/threonine-protein phosphatase, giving the protein MPPPSPTRTAGSMDFVELMREASEATSLAEHGFRLLRRMRAMFGAELFVGFRWEDERPGWYTITNIIELPEEGLDPRILTPEGAWKPGATASSNGGLLAQLAAIDRPTKMEIETRPADAVLFDGQDLPSHAVVLPIYRRGEAREWAVFFRSTPWSIGEAELLLLAQMANLMSMAGEREDLVNRVSGLNDRLSSSLASILDAQRSIMPPAPPTVEGLRFAVWYEPSEEVGGDYYDFRDFGDGQIGAVVADVSGHGPPASVAMGMLRSVLMAYRAFGRPANTVVTDVNRVLFESLGGERFVTAIFVGFYPQDGRFAYANAGHHVPRLRRTDGSVEAIEGDASPPLGILEHLDTVGAAGVLGPGECMVLYTDGVIEAFDEHREQFGLERLDEAISQSDADPDAIAESIRVAVGAFSEEEVVDDRCVLVVKREG; this is encoded by the coding sequence GTGCCGCCACCCTCCCCGACACGAACGGCGGGCTCGATGGACTTCGTCGAGCTCATGCGCGAGGCCAGCGAGGCCACGTCATTGGCCGAGCATGGCTTCCGCCTGCTGCGCCGCATGCGCGCGATGTTCGGGGCCGAGTTGTTCGTGGGCTTCCGCTGGGAGGACGAGCGCCCAGGCTGGTACACGATCACCAACATCATCGAGCTGCCCGAGGAGGGGCTCGATCCGCGCATCCTGACGCCCGAGGGCGCGTGGAAGCCGGGCGCGACAGCGAGCTCGAACGGAGGGCTGCTGGCCCAATTGGCGGCGATCGACCGACCAACAAAGATGGAGATCGAGACGCGGCCCGCCGATGCGGTGTTGTTCGATGGGCAGGATCTGCCTTCGCACGCGGTCGTGCTGCCCATCTATCGGCGGGGCGAGGCGCGCGAGTGGGCGGTGTTCTTCCGATCCACCCCGTGGAGCATTGGCGAGGCCGAGCTGCTGCTCCTCGCGCAGATGGCCAACCTGATGTCGATGGCCGGCGAGCGAGAGGACCTGGTGAATCGTGTCTCGGGTCTCAACGATCGCCTGTCGTCTTCGCTCGCGTCGATCCTCGATGCGCAGCGGTCGATCATGCCCCCCGCGCCGCCGACGGTCGAGGGGCTGCGCTTCGCCGTGTGGTACGAGCCCAGCGAGGAAGTGGGCGGCGACTACTACGACTTCCGCGACTTTGGCGACGGGCAGATCGGCGCGGTCGTGGCCGACGTCTCGGGACACGGCCCGCCCGCGTCGGTGGCGATGGGCATGCTGCGCAGCGTGCTGATGGCCTATCGCGCGTTCGGCCGGCCCGCCAACACGGTGGTGACCGATGTGAACCGCGTGCTGTTCGAGTCTTTGGGTGGCGAGCGGTTCGTGACGGCCATCTTCGTGGGCTTCTACCCGCAAGACGGCCGATTCGCCTACGCCAACGCCGGCCACCATGTGCCGCGCCTCCGCCGGACGGATGGCTCGGTCGAGGCCATCGAGGGCGACGCCAGCCCGCCGCTTGGCATCTTGGAGCACCTCGACACCGTGGGCGCCGCGGGCGTGCTCGGGCCAGGCGAGTGCATGGTGCTCTACACCGACGGCGTGATCGAGGCCTTCGACGAGCACCGCGAGCAGTTCGGCCTCGAGCGACTGGACGAGGCGATCTCGCAATCCGACGCCGACCCGGATGCCATCGCCGAGTCGATCCGCGTGGCGGTGGGGGCGTTCAGCGAAGAAGAGGTGGTGGACGATCGGTGCGTGCTGGTGGTAAAGCGGGAGGGCTAA
- the ribH gene encoding 6,7-dimethyl-8-ribityllumazine synthase: MPNPEPNPQHAPPVAIVVSRYNHSITGPMLNGAIEALAKRWPGAKPAVLRAPGAFELVAMSSAALRTGAFEAVVALGCVIRGETSHDRHINDAVAQGLARLAAETGVPVCFGVITANTDKQAKDRAGGAKGNKGTEAMGAALEAIDELRRLRVAAMQNRPEMLSPQAMPPLAGGADKAAVASANGKGSA; the protein is encoded by the coding sequence ATGCCGAACCCTGAGCCCAATCCCCAGCACGCCCCGCCGGTGGCCATCGTCGTGAGCCGGTACAACCACTCCATCACGGGACCCATGCTGAACGGGGCCATCGAGGCCCTAGCGAAGCGGTGGCCGGGGGCCAAGCCCGCCGTCCTGCGGGCCCCGGGGGCCTTCGAGCTGGTCGCGATGAGCTCGGCCGCCCTGCGGACCGGGGCCTTCGAGGCGGTGGTGGCCCTGGGCTGTGTCATCCGCGGCGAGACCAGCCACGATCGGCACATCAACGACGCGGTGGCCCAGGGGCTGGCGCGGTTGGCCGCCGAGACGGGCGTGCCGGTGTGCTTCGGCGTCATCACGGCCAACACCGACAAGCAGGCAAAGGACCGAGCCGGCGGGGCCAAGGGCAACAAGGGGACCGAGGCGATGGGTGCGGCGCTCGAGGCCATCGACGAGCTGCGCCGGCTGCGCGTGGCGGCCATGCAGAACCGGCCCGAGATGCTCTCGCCACAGGCCATGCCGCCCCTGGCGGGTGGGGCCGACAAGGCAGCGGTCGCGAGCGCGAACGGCAAGGGGTCGGCATGA
- a CDS encoding 3'(2'),5'-bisphosphate nucleotidase, which produces MPTNPDTIDTAAYARAAREAVAKAAIVCRAVQARLDDLRAITKDDKSPVTIADFASQAVVARVLREHVGDSLVLVGEEGSAYLREPQHAAHLQAALEATHLVWPDATEADILDAIDLGDAEPTDDHCYWTLDPIDGTKGFLRGQQYAVALAWLDHGVPSVGAMACPNLPIAHDAPLDKVDAHGSIYLSVAGEGTLEAPLSDPTADATRILRSDVPDGDAVSACMSVEKAHSSTDDTARVMERVGPSREPARLDSQCKYAVVARGQADVYLRLPTKKGYVERIWDHAAGALVATEAGCVVSDATGLPLDFTHGKGLERNRGIVCAPAGVHTRVIKAIQELGLLS; this is translated from the coding sequence ATGCCAACCAACCCCGACACGATCGACACCGCCGCGTACGCCCGGGCAGCCCGCGAGGCCGTCGCCAAGGCCGCCATCGTCTGCCGGGCCGTGCAGGCCCGCCTGGACGACCTTCGGGCCATCACCAAGGACGACAAGAGCCCGGTGACCATCGCCGACTTCGCCAGCCAGGCGGTCGTCGCCCGTGTCCTCCGCGAGCACGTGGGCGATTCCCTTGTGCTCGTCGGAGAAGAGGGCAGCGCCTACCTCCGCGAGCCCCAGCACGCCGCGCACCTGCAGGCCGCCCTCGAGGCCACGCACCTCGTCTGGCCCGATGCGACGGAGGCCGACATCCTCGACGCCATCGACCTCGGTGATGCCGAACCCACCGACGACCATTGCTACTGGACGCTCGACCCCATCGACGGCACCAAGGGCTTCCTGCGTGGCCAGCAGTACGCCGTCGCACTGGCGTGGCTCGACCACGGCGTGCCCAGTGTGGGCGCGATGGCCTGCCCGAACCTGCCAATCGCCCACGACGCGCCACTGGACAAGGTCGACGCCCACGGCAGCATCTACCTCAGCGTCGCCGGCGAGGGCACGCTCGAGGCGCCACTGAGCGACCCGACCGCCGACGCCACGCGCATCCTGCGCAGTGACGTGCCCGATGGCGACGCCGTGAGCGCCTGCATGTCCGTCGAAAAGGCCCACAGCAGCACCGACGACACCGCCCGCGTGATGGAGCGCGTCGGCCCCTCGCGTGAACCGGCGCGCCTCGACAGCCAGTGCAAGTACGCCGTCGTGGCGAGAGGCCAGGCCGACGTATACCTTCGCCTGCCCACGAAGAAGGGCTACGTCGAGCGCATCTGGGACCACGCCGCCGGCGCCCTCGTCGCCACCGAGGCGGGCTGCGTCGTCAGCGACGCAACGGGCCTGCCGCTGGACTTCACCCACGGTAAGGGCCTGGAACGCAACCGCGGCATCGTGTGCGCGCCCGCGGGCGTGCACACGCGGGTGATCAAGGCGATCCAGGAACTCGGGCTGCTCAGTTAG
- a CDS encoding ATP-binding protein: MTDSLPSKVQEFPPDIVLRVVSDVRYLAGAREMVAGVAKRLGFSHDSSSHLALAVDEALCNVIRHGYEQELGRPIWMKIWPLDDDGEQGPGVCIVIEDEAQQVDPDQIQGRDLDDIRPGGLGVHIIRQVVDCAEYAPREHAGMRLTLVKRLDGPSAQRTRALTEGCDDSRCASGTCSQPAGERTSKDGPAGGGA, encoded by the coding sequence ATGACCGACAGCCTGCCCAGCAAAGTGCAAGAGTTTCCGCCCGACATCGTGCTGCGGGTGGTCAGCGATGTTCGCTACCTCGCCGGTGCTCGCGAGATGGTGGCCGGCGTGGCCAAGCGGCTCGGATTCTCGCACGATTCCAGCTCGCACCTCGCGCTCGCGGTCGACGAGGCCTTGTGCAACGTGATCCGCCATGGGTACGAGCAGGAACTGGGGCGGCCGATCTGGATGAAGATCTGGCCGCTCGACGACGACGGCGAGCAGGGGCCGGGCGTGTGCATCGTGATCGAGGACGAGGCCCAGCAGGTCGACCCGGACCAGATCCAGGGCCGCGACCTCGACGACATCCGCCCCGGCGGGCTGGGCGTCCACATCATCCGCCAGGTCGTGGATTGCGCCGAATATGCCCCGCGGGAACACGCTGGCATGAGGCTCACGCTCGTAAAGCGGCTCGACGGGCCCAGCGCCCAGCGAACGCGAGCGTTGACCGAAGGATGCGACGATTCGCGGTGTGCTAGCGGAACATGTTCCCAACCGGCTGGGGAGCGAACGAGCAAGGATGGGCCGGCGGGAGGTGGAGCGTGA
- the mutL gene encoding DNA mismatch repair endonuclease MutL: protein MPPVPHDKLPEIRALDPLVVNQIAAGEVVERPASVVKELVENALDAGATSVRVELEAGGIELVRVADDGCGMSPEQLPVAVAPHATSKITSPDDLDAVSTMGFRGEALASIASVSRLRIRSRTRGASEATELVVEGASVQGPSPASGAPGTVIEVRNLFFNTPARRKFLRTAQTEKQRCVAAVKGLALARPAIGFTLVCDGHTTLDLPADQSAPQRVRSILGEDLADAMIEAKGTAAETYNVNLWGLVGRPHAARGNAKGQWIVLNGRVIRDASIAHALREAYRGLIEPGKHPVAVLLIDVDPSMVDVNVHPAKAEVRFRDSSAIHAAVHGSVRDALAGEDLTASLEEVNPRSVRPWQPFVPADGAIFKGPQATEMTQAAREAADRFTEAEAHAVLNRPEPQPTTQIEHKNPEPTGIDRVPDGPWMRRAMQIRDSYLVAHDDDGVVIIDQHALHERVMFEALRSRVASQGTLESQRLLTSAMVGVADAPEKLEALASILQTLGIDATAAGPTRVAVHSFPSLLFSRGVDPADFMGDLLEKDDLPKDQEDALREVLDMMACKAAVKAGDALSDQELSALLELREKVERSASCPHGRPTSVRLTMRDLEKMFGRR from the coding sequence ATGCCTCCCGTCCCCCATGACAAGCTGCCCGAGATCCGCGCCCTCGACCCGCTGGTCGTCAACCAGATCGCCGCGGGCGAGGTCGTCGAGCGGCCGGCCTCGGTGGTCAAGGAACTGGTCGAGAACGCGCTCGACGCCGGGGCGACGAGCGTGCGCGTCGAGCTGGAGGCCGGTGGTATCGAGCTGGTCCGCGTGGCCGACGACGGCTGCGGCATGTCGCCCGAGCAGCTGCCCGTGGCCGTCGCCCCGCACGCGACGAGCAAGATTACCTCGCCCGATGACCTCGACGCCGTCTCGACGATGGGCTTCCGGGGCGAGGCGCTGGCGAGCATTGCCAGTGTGAGCCGGCTGCGGATCCGATCGCGCACGCGTGGCGCGAGCGAGGCGACCGAGCTGGTCGTCGAGGGAGCGAGCGTGCAAGGGCCATCGCCCGCCAGCGGAGCGCCCGGCACGGTCATCGAGGTGCGGAATCTCTTCTTCAACACGCCCGCTCGGCGGAAGTTCCTCAGAACGGCCCAGACCGAGAAGCAGCGCTGCGTTGCGGCGGTCAAGGGCCTCGCACTCGCGCGACCGGCGATCGGCTTCACGCTGGTGTGCGATGGCCACACCACGCTCGACCTGCCCGCCGACCAGAGCGCGCCGCAGCGCGTGCGTTCCATTCTGGGCGAGGACCTCGCCGACGCGATGATCGAGGCCAAGGGAACCGCAGCCGAGACGTACAACGTGAACCTCTGGGGCCTGGTCGGCCGGCCCCACGCGGCGCGCGGGAACGCCAAGGGCCAGTGGATCGTGCTGAACGGCCGCGTCATCCGCGACGCGAGCATCGCCCACGCGCTGCGCGAGGCGTATCGCGGCCTGATCGAGCCGGGCAAGCACCCCGTCGCCGTGCTGCTGATCGACGTCGACCCCAGCATGGTCGACGTGAACGTGCATCCCGCGAAAGCAGAAGTCCGCTTTCGGGACTCGTCGGCCATCCACGCCGCGGTGCACGGCTCGGTGCGCGATGCGCTCGCGGGCGAGGATTTGACTGCTTCCCTTGAAGAGGTCAATCCGCGCAGCGTTCGCCCCTGGCAGCCGTTCGTACCCGCCGATGGGGCGATCTTTAAGGGCCCGCAAGCCACCGAGATGACGCAGGCCGCGCGCGAGGCGGCGGATCGGTTCACCGAGGCCGAGGCGCACGCCGTCCTGAATCGCCCCGAACCGCAACCCACGACGCAGATCGAACATAAGAATCCCGAGCCCACCGGGATCGACCGCGTGCCCGACGGCCCGTGGATGCGAAGGGCGATGCAGATCCGCGACAGCTATCTCGTCGCCCACGACGACGACGGCGTGGTCATCATCGACCAGCACGCCCTGCACGAGCGGGTCATGTTCGAGGCGTTGCGGTCTCGCGTGGCCAGCCAGGGAACGTTAGAAAGCCAGCGCCTGCTCACGTCCGCGATGGTGGGCGTGGCCGACGCGCCCGAGAAGCTCGAAGCGCTGGCTTCGATCTTACAAACGCTTGGCATCGACGCCACCGCCGCCGGCCCCACGCGCGTGGCGGTGCACTCGTTCCCCAGCCTGCTGTTCAGCCGCGGCGTCGACCCGGCCGACTTCATGGGCGATTTGTTGGAGAAGGACGACCTCCCGAAAGACCAGGAAGACGCGCTGCGCGAGGTCCTGGACATGATGGCCTGCAAGGCCGCCGTCAAGGCCGGCGACGCCCTGAGCGACCAGGAATTGTCGGCGCTCTTAGAACTCCGCGAGAAGGTCGAGCGCAGCGCGAGCTGCCCGCACGGCCGGCCCACGTCGGTGCGGCTGACGATGCGGGATCTCGAGAAGATGTTCGGACGCCGCTGA
- a CDS encoding STAS domain-containing protein, whose amino-acid sequence MSSEQNDAQASGIDIREQQPGMMVVSLTGEVDIMRSPDLQTALQDAIGRIKGKGAVVVDLSGVTYMDSSGVATLVRGLQLSRKKDVGLVLCALQDRVRSIFEIARLDTVFPMAATIDEAIDAASAV is encoded by the coding sequence GTGAGCAGCGAGCAAAACGATGCCCAGGCTAGCGGGATCGACATCCGCGAACAGCAGCCGGGCATGATGGTCGTGAGCCTGACCGGCGAGGTCGACATCATGCGCTCGCCCGACCTGCAGACCGCGCTCCAGGACGCGATCGGCCGTATCAAGGGCAAGGGCGCGGTGGTCGTTGATCTCTCGGGCGTGACGTACATGGACAGCTCGGGCGTGGCCACGCTCGTGCGCGGCCTGCAACTCAGCCGCAAGAAGGATGTGGGGCTGGTGCTGTGCGCGTTGCAAGACCGGGTCCGTTCGATCTTCGAGATCGCGCGCCTGGACACGGTGTTCCCGATGGCCGCGACGATCGATGAGGCGATCGACGCCGCGTCGGCGGTGTAG